From a region of the Streptomyces venezuelae genome:
- a CDS encoding UDP-N-acetylmuramoyl-tripeptide--D-alanyl-D-alanine ligase translates to MIALSLAEIADITGGRPHDIPDPSVQVTGPVVYDSREVREGSLFAAFVGERVDGHDYAERAVAAGAVGVLATRPVGVPAIVVPDVVAALGALARAVVTRLGTDVVALTGSAGKTSTKDLIAQVLQHHAPTVWTPGNLNNEIGLPITTLRVTEDTQHLVLEMGARGIGHIRYLTGLTPPRIGLVLNVGTAHIGEFGGREQIAQAKGELVEALPTEAEGGVAVLNADDLLVREMAGRTKARTVLFGEAEDAEIRATEVRMTDRGQASFTLHTPTGCSDVTLRLYGEHHVSNALAAAAVAHVLGMSAQEIATALSGAGTLSRWRMEVTERADGVTIVNDAYNANPESMRAALRALAAMGGAGRADGGRTWAVLGPMAELGDDALAEHDAVGRLVVRLNVSKLVAVGGREASWLQLGAYNEGSWGEESVLVSDAQAAVDLLRSELRPGDVVLVKASRSAGLERVAQGLLDSTVEGEVADR, encoded by the coding sequence GTGATCGCCCTTTCCCTCGCCGAGATCGCCGACATCACCGGCGGGCGGCCCCACGACATACCGGATCCGTCCGTCCAGGTCACCGGCCCCGTGGTCTACGACTCCCGGGAGGTCCGGGAAGGCAGCCTGTTCGCCGCCTTCGTCGGCGAGCGGGTCGACGGCCACGACTACGCGGAACGCGCCGTCGCCGCCGGTGCCGTGGGCGTCCTCGCGACCCGGCCCGTCGGCGTACCGGCCATCGTGGTCCCCGACGTGGTGGCCGCCCTCGGAGCGCTCGCGCGCGCCGTGGTCACCCGCCTCGGCACCGACGTCGTGGCCCTCACCGGATCCGCCGGCAAGACCTCCACCAAGGACCTGATCGCGCAGGTGCTCCAGCACCACGCGCCGACCGTGTGGACCCCCGGAAACCTCAACAACGAGATCGGCCTGCCGATCACGACGCTGCGCGTCACCGAGGACACCCAGCACCTCGTCCTGGAGATGGGTGCCCGCGGCATCGGCCACATCCGCTACCTCACCGGACTGACGCCCCCGCGGATCGGTCTGGTCCTCAACGTCGGCACCGCCCACATCGGCGAGTTCGGGGGCCGCGAGCAGATCGCGCAGGCCAAGGGGGAGCTGGTCGAGGCCCTGCCGACCGAGGCGGAGGGCGGCGTGGCCGTCCTCAACGCCGATGACCTGCTGGTTCGTGAGATGGCCGGGCGCACGAAGGCCCGTACGGTCCTGTTCGGCGAGGCCGAGGACGCCGAAATCCGGGCCACCGAAGTCCGCATGACGGACAGGGGACAGGCTTCCTTCACACTGCACACACCGACCGGGTGCAGCGACGTGACCTTGCGGCTGTACGGTGAGCACCACGTGTCGAACGCGCTCGCCGCGGCCGCCGTCGCCCATGTACTGGGCATGTCCGCACAGGAGATCGCCACGGCGCTCTCCGGGGCGGGCACGCTGTCCCGGTGGCGGATGGAGGTCACCGAGCGGGCGGACGGTGTGACGATCGTCAACGACGCCTACAACGCGAACCCGGAGTCCATGCGGGCCGCACTCCGCGCGCTCGCCGCGATGGGGGGTGCCGGCAGGGCGGACGGGGGACGCACGTGGGCGGTGCTCGGCCCGATGGCCGAGCTCGGAGACGACGCTCTCGCCGAGCACGACGCGGTCGGACGACTTGTCGTCCGGCTCAACGTGAGCAAGCTCGTCGCGGTCGGGGGCAGGGAAGCCTCCTGGCTGCAACTGGGCGCATATAACGAGGGTTCGTGGGGTGAGGAGTCGGTGCTCGTGTCCGACGCGCAGGCGGCGGTCGACCTGTTGCGCAGTGAACTGCGCCCGGGTGACGTCGTGCTGGTGAAGGCTTCCAGGTCGGCCGGTCTGGAGCGGGTGGCCCAGGGCCTTCTCGACAGCACTGTCGAGGGCGAGGTCGCCGACCGATGA
- a CDS encoding UDP-N-acetylmuramoyl-L-alanyl-D-glutamate--2,6-diaminopimelate ligase, which produces MTTITPEPGNPTTAEAEAGASFRGRPASPGTLTAVPHADQPRKTQKAPATPPGAPRPASASPSPLGELATLLGIPAPAATQITGITHDSRAVRPGDLYAALPGARTHGADFAAQAAGLGAAAVLTDPAGAERAAATGLPVLTVEDPRGRMGELAAAIYGRPGEDLLQIGITGTSGKTTTAYLVEGGLRAAGRSTGLVGTVEMRIGDERIKSERTTPEATDLQALFAVMRERGVEAVAMEVSSHALVLGRVDGCVFDVAVFNNLSPEHMEFHSDMEDYFRAKAGLFTTRRARLGVVNFDDEYGRRLTKEATIPVVSFSAAGDPAADWRAEDVVFGPASSTLTLLGPEGQRVRATAPLPGPFNVANTVAAIVTLAAAGIDPQTAADGVAAVPGVPGRLERVDAGQPYLAVVDYAHKTDAVESVLRALREVTEGKLHIVLGCGGDRDTTKRGPMGAAAARFADVAVLTSDNPRSEDPLAILATMFEGAVSVPPAERGTVLVDADRAAAIAAAVARARPGDTVLVAGKGHEQGQDTAGVVRPFDDRTVLRAAIEHQAVLDRTAVPDETTQVRQAEVNQ; this is translated from the coding sequence GTGACAACCATCACCCCGGAACCCGGGAACCCGACGACCGCCGAGGCCGAGGCCGGGGCCTCATTTCGCGGGCGGCCCGCGTCGCCCGGTACGCTCACCGCCGTGCCCCACGCTGATCAGCCCAGAAAGACCCAGAAAGCCCCGGCAACGCCGCCGGGAGCGCCCCGGCCCGCGTCCGCCAGCCCGAGCCCGCTGGGCGAGCTGGCGACGCTGCTGGGCATCCCTGCGCCCGCCGCGACGCAGATCACCGGCATCACGCACGACTCCCGTGCGGTCCGCCCCGGTGACCTGTACGCGGCCCTGCCGGGAGCCAGGACGCACGGCGCCGACTTCGCCGCCCAGGCGGCCGGCCTCGGCGCCGCCGCCGTGCTGACCGACCCCGCGGGGGCGGAGCGCGCCGCGGCGACCGGCCTGCCGGTCCTGACCGTCGAGGACCCGCGCGGCCGGATGGGAGAGCTCGCCGCCGCGATCTACGGGCGTCCCGGCGAGGACCTGCTCCAGATCGGCATCACCGGCACCTCCGGGAAGACCACCACGGCGTACCTCGTCGAAGGCGGCCTGCGCGCGGCGGGCCGCAGCACCGGACTGGTCGGCACCGTCGAGATGCGCATCGGCGACGAGCGCATCAAGTCCGAGCGGACCACCCCCGAAGCCACCGATCTCCAGGCCCTCTTCGCGGTCATGCGCGAACGCGGGGTCGAGGCCGTGGCGATGGAGGTCTCCAGCCACGCGCTGGTGCTCGGCCGGGTCGACGGCTGCGTCTTCGACGTCGCCGTCTTCAACAACCTGAGCCCGGAGCACATGGAGTTCCACTCCGACATGGAGGACTACTTCCGGGCCAAGGCGGGGCTCTTCACCACCCGCCGGGCCCGCCTGGGCGTGGTCAACTTCGACGACGAGTACGGCCGCCGCCTGACCAAGGAGGCGACGATCCCGGTCGTCAGCTTCTCCGCCGCGGGCGACCCGGCCGCTGACTGGCGCGCCGAGGACGTGGTCTTCGGCCCGGCGAGCTCCACCCTGACCCTGCTGGGCCCCGAGGGACAGCGCGTACGGGCCACCGCGCCGCTGCCCGGCCCGTTCAACGTCGCCAACACCGTCGCCGCGATCGTCACGCTCGCCGCCGCCGGCATCGACCCGCAGACCGCCGCCGACGGCGTCGCCGCGGTCCCCGGGGTCCCCGGCCGGCTGGAGCGGGTGGACGCGGGACAGCCGTACCTGGCCGTCGTCGACTACGCGCACAAGACGGACGCCGTGGAATCGGTGCTGCGCGCGCTGCGCGAGGTCACCGAGGGCAAGCTGCACATCGTGCTCGGCTGCGGCGGCGACCGTGACACCACCAAGCGGGGCCCGATGGGTGCCGCGGCCGCCCGGTTCGCCGACGTCGCCGTCCTGACCAGCGACAACCCGCGCTCCGAGGACCCGCTCGCGATCCTCGCCACGATGTTCGAGGGCGCCGTGTCCGTGCCGCCCGCCGAGCGGGGCACCGTCCTGGTCGACGCCGACCGGGCCGCGGCCATCGCGGCCGCCGTCGCCCGCGCCCGGCCCGGTGACACCGTGCTGGTGGCAGGCAAGGGGCACGAGCAGGGCCAGGACACCGCCGGTGTCGTACGCCCCTTCGACGACCGCACGGTGCTCCGCGCCGCGATCGAGCACCAGGCCGTGCTCGACCGGACGGCCGTGCCCGATGAAACGACTCAGGTCCGACAGGCCGAGGTGAACCAGTGA
- a CDS encoding peptidoglycan D,D-transpeptidase FtsI family protein: MSPQEPPRRRVPGPARPARPGGRTRATARPASRPATRRPAGPRTPHTIRLGSPRPRLRLVGVGLTLVMLAFVVRLLQVQAVDAAAFSAEASKNRYTSVRLAAERGEITDRRGVALATSVDAYDITADPKMFTPQDSKAPDAPQQAAALLAPILGKDAKELTQRLSTKNSRYVVLATRQTPQVWNQIKDLKRVFADKAAADKRSNGPGANVLAGVFKETSSKRVYPNGDLAAGILGYVNAEGKGAGGLESSLDKKLSGKDGEITYAQSGGRQVPTADSNEKPAVPGEDIQLTIDRDIQWAAQSAIAEQVQKSEADRGYVIVQDTRTGEVLAMANAPGFDPNDLTRARSAAMGNAALQDVYEPGSTAKVMSMAAVLEEKKATPETRVEVPNRLHRGDRLFKDDIDHPTWYLTLNGVLAKSSNIGTILATGQLGPTQPEANEVLHSYLTKFGIGRPTGLDYPGESRGILADPKDWSTSQQYTIPFGQGLSLNAMQAASVYSTIANGGVRIEPTLVRGTKGPDGRFTPAPAPERSRVVSAETARTLAEMLESVVDDQEGTGTKARIPGYRVGGKTGTSNRVDPATGRYKGYTASFAGFAPADNPRITVYCAIQNPTKGSYFGGQICGPIYKKVMEFALKTLQVAPTGTAPAGLPVTYDAAPQPVAPPAPQPSPQPGQ; the protein is encoded by the coding sequence GTGAGCCCGCAGGAGCCGCCCCGGCGTCGGGTGCCCGGCCCGGCCCGGCCGGCCCGCCCCGGCGGCCGGACCAGGGCCACCGCCCGGCCGGCCTCGCGCCCGGCGACCCGGCGGCCGGCGGGCCCCCGTACCCCGCACACGATCCGCCTCGGCAGCCCGCGGCCCCGGCTGCGCCTGGTCGGCGTCGGCCTGACCCTCGTCATGCTGGCCTTCGTGGTCCGGCTGCTCCAGGTCCAGGCCGTCGACGCCGCGGCGTTCTCCGCCGAGGCCTCCAAGAACCGCTACACCAGCGTCAGACTGGCCGCCGAGCGCGGCGAGATCACCGACCGGCGGGGCGTGGCCCTCGCCACCAGCGTCGACGCGTACGACATCACCGCCGACCCGAAGATGTTCACCCCGCAGGACAGCAAGGCCCCGGACGCCCCGCAGCAGGCCGCCGCCCTCCTCGCGCCCATCCTCGGCAAGGACGCCAAGGAGCTCACCCAGCGGCTGAGCACCAAGAACTCCCGGTACGTCGTCCTCGCCACGCGCCAGACCCCCCAGGTCTGGAACCAGATCAAGGACCTCAAGCGGGTCTTCGCGGACAAGGCGGCGGCCGACAAGCGGAGCAACGGCCCCGGCGCCAACGTCCTCGCCGGCGTGTTCAAGGAGACCAGCAGCAAGCGCGTGTACCCGAACGGCGACCTCGCCGCCGGGATACTGGGTTACGTCAACGCCGAGGGCAAGGGCGCCGGCGGCCTGGAGTCCTCCCTCGACAAGAAGCTGTCCGGCAAGGACGGCGAGATCACCTACGCCCAGTCCGGCGGCCGCCAGGTCCCCACCGCCGACTCCAACGAGAAGCCCGCCGTCCCCGGCGAGGACATCCAGCTGACCATCGACCGGGACATCCAGTGGGCGGCGCAGAGCGCCATCGCCGAGCAGGTCCAGAAGTCCGAGGCCGACCGCGGCTACGTCATCGTCCAGGACACCCGCACCGGCGAGGTCCTGGCCATGGCCAACGCCCCCGGCTTCGACCCCAACGACCTGACCCGGGCCCGCTCCGCCGCCATGGGCAACGCCGCGCTCCAGGACGTGTACGAGCCCGGCTCGACCGCCAAGGTCATGTCGATGGCCGCCGTGCTGGAGGAGAAGAAGGCCACCCCGGAGACCCGTGTCGAGGTCCCCAACCGGCTGCACCGCGGCGACCGGCTGTTCAAGGACGACATCGACCACCCGACCTGGTACCTGACCCTCAACGGGGTCCTCGCCAAGTCCTCCAACATCGGCACCATCCTGGCCACCGGCCAGCTCGGACCCACCCAGCCCGAGGCCAACGAGGTCCTGCACTCCTACCTGACCAAGTTCGGCATCGGCCGGCCCACCGGCCTGGACTACCCCGGTGAGTCCCGGGGCATCCTCGCCGACCCCAAGGACTGGTCCACCTCCCAGCAGTACACGATCCCCTTCGGCCAGGGACTCTCCCTCAACGCCATGCAGGCGGCCTCCGTGTACTCGACCATCGCCAACGGCGGGGTCCGCATCGAGCCGACCCTGGTACGCGGCACGAAGGGCCCCGACGGCCGCTTCACCCCGGCCCCGGCCCCCGAGCGCAGCCGCGTGGTCAGCGCCGAGACCGCCCGGACCCTCGCGGAAATGCTCGAATCCGTGGTCGACGACCAGGAGGGCACCGGCACCAAGGCGCGGATCCCCGGCTACCGCGTCGGCGGCAAGACCGGCACGTCCAACCGGGTGGATCCGGCCACCGGCCGCTACAAGGGCTACACCGCCTCCTTCGCGGGATTCGCACCCGCGGACAACCCGCGCATCACCGTCTACTGCGCCATCCAGAACCCCACGAAGGGCAGCTACTTCGGCGGTCAGATCTGCGGCCCCATCTACAAGAAGGTCATGGAGTTCGCGCTCAAGACCCTCCAGGTGGCCCCGACGGGAACCGCACCCGCCGGGCTTCCCGTCACCTACGACGCCGCCCCTCAGCCCGTCGCCCCGCCCGCCCCGCAGCCCAGTCCGCAGCCCGGCCAGTGA
- the rsmH gene encoding 16S rRNA (cytosine(1402)-N(4))-methyltransferase RsmH: MLQRCLDLLAPALERPGAVVVDCTLGLGGHSEALLTRFPEAHLIGLDRDKEALRLSGERLAPFGDRATLVHAIYADLAEVLDGLGIPAVQGILFDLGVSSMQLDEADRGFAYAQDAPLDMRMDQTTGISAAEVLNSYAPGELVRILRQYGEEKQAKRIVSAIVREREKEPFTNSARLVELIRDSLPQAAKRTGGNPAKRTFQALRIEVNGELSGLERAIPAAVDKIAVGGRIAVLSYHSLEDRLVKQVFAAGATSTAPPGLPVVPEKYQPKLKLLTRGAELPTEEEIAENRRAAPARFRGVERIREARL, translated from the coding sequence ATGCTCCAGCGGTGCCTGGACCTGTTGGCCCCGGCGCTGGAGAGGCCCGGGGCCGTCGTCGTCGACTGCACCCTCGGCCTCGGCGGCCACAGCGAGGCCCTGCTGACCCGGTTCCCCGAGGCCCACCTGATCGGCCTCGACCGCGACAAGGAGGCCCTGCGGCTCTCCGGCGAGCGGCTCGCGCCCTTCGGCGACCGCGCCACCCTCGTCCACGCGATCTACGCCGACCTCGCCGAGGTCCTGGACGGGCTGGGCATCCCGGCCGTCCAGGGCATCCTCTTCGACCTGGGCGTCTCCTCCATGCAGCTGGACGAGGCCGACCGCGGCTTCGCGTACGCCCAGGACGCGCCCCTGGACATGCGCATGGACCAGACGACGGGCATCAGCGCCGCCGAGGTGCTCAACAGCTACGCCCCGGGCGAGCTGGTGCGGATCCTGCGCCAGTACGGCGAGGAGAAGCAGGCCAAGCGGATCGTCTCGGCGATCGTCCGGGAGCGGGAGAAGGAGCCCTTCACCAACAGCGCCCGGCTGGTCGAACTGATCCGCGACTCCCTCCCGCAGGCCGCCAAGCGGACCGGCGGCAACCCGGCGAAGCGGACCTTCCAGGCGCTGCGCATCGAGGTCAACGGGGAGCTCTCCGGGCTGGAGCGGGCCATTCCGGCGGCGGTGGACAAGATCGCGGTCGGCGGCCGGATCGCGGTGCTCTCGTACCACTCGCTGGAGGACCGCCTGGTCAAGCAGGTCTTCGCGGCAGGCGCGACCTCGACGGCCCCGCCCGGCCTGCCGGTGGTCCCCGAGAAGTACCAGCCGAAGCTGAAACTGCTCACGCGCGGCGCCGAGCTGCCCACCGAGGAGGAGATCGCCGAGAACCGGCGGGCCGCCCCGGCCAGATTCCGCGGCGTCGAACGCATCCGGGAGGCGCGGCTGTGA
- a CDS encoding beta-class carbonic anhydrase encodes MAFFVRSHARPRPAVTTNVVPMTTSASLPAESASEAPVGGSVTDRLVEANQRYAAQFSDPGMDARPVLKVAVVACMDARLDLHKALGLELGDCHTIRNAGGVVTDDTIRSLTISQRALGTRTVILIHHTGCGLENLTEDFRHELEDEVGQRPAWAVEAFRDVDQDVRQSMQRVRTNPFLPHKDDVRGFVFDVHTGLLREIDPSS; translated from the coding sequence TTGGCGTTCTTTGTCCGCTCTCACGCAAGGCCGCGACCCGCCGTGACCACTAACGTCGTACCCATGACGACTTCCGCATCCCTGCCTGCCGAGTCCGCGTCCGAGGCACCCGTCGGCGGATCCGTCACCGACCGGCTCGTCGAGGCGAATCAGCGGTACGCCGCCCAGTTCTCCGACCCGGGCATGGACGCCCGTCCCGTCCTCAAGGTCGCCGTCGTGGCCTGTATGGACGCCCGTCTCGACCTGCACAAGGCCCTCGGGCTGGAACTCGGCGACTGCCACACGATCCGCAACGCGGGCGGCGTGGTCACCGACGACACGATCCGCTCCCTCACCATCAGCCAGCGCGCCCTGGGCACCCGCACGGTGATACTCATCCACCACACCGGCTGTGGTCTGGAGAACCTGACCGAGGACTTCCGGCACGAGCTGGAGGACGAGGTCGGCCAGCGCCCCGCATGGGCCGTCGAGGCCTTCCGGGACGTCGACCAGGACGTCCGCCAGTCCATGCAGCGGGTCCGCACCAACCCGTTCCTGCCCCACAAGGACGATGTGCGAGGCTTCGTCTTCGACGTGCACACCGGGCTCCTGCGGGAGATCGATCCCAGCTCTTGA
- a CDS encoding AAA family ATPase: MTTYDDRASLADLTSTVERVRQSVESVIEGKPEVVRLALTVLLAEGHLLIEDVPGVGKTMLAKTLAKSIDCSVQRIQFTPDLLPSDITGVSIYDQQRREFEFKPGAIFAQIVIGDEINRASPKTQSALLESMEERQVTIDGTTYTLPSPFMVVATQNPVEMEGTYPLPEAQRDRFMARVSVGYPGPEAELQMLDVHGGVSPLDDLTSVAHSHEIVKLIEAVREVYVAEPVKRYVVDLVSATRTHPDLRLGASPRATLHLLRAVKASAALAGRDYVLPDDVQALAAPVLAHRLLPTAQAQLNRRTAEQVVGEILQRTPVPAAHARGEMPPGAGIRGF, translated from the coding sequence GTGACGACGTACGACGACCGAGCGAGCCTCGCGGATCTGACCAGCACGGTGGAGCGGGTGCGCCAGTCGGTCGAGAGCGTGATCGAGGGCAAGCCCGAGGTCGTCCGCCTCGCGCTCACCGTGCTCCTCGCCGAGGGCCACCTGCTGATCGAGGACGTACCCGGCGTCGGCAAGACCATGCTCGCCAAGACGCTCGCCAAGTCCATCGACTGCTCGGTCCAGCGCATCCAGTTCACCCCGGACCTGCTGCCCTCCGACATCACCGGTGTCAGCATCTACGACCAGCAGCGCCGCGAGTTCGAGTTCAAGCCGGGCGCGATCTTCGCGCAGATCGTCATCGGCGACGAGATCAACCGCGCCTCGCCGAAGACCCAGTCGGCGCTCCTGGAGTCGATGGAGGAGCGCCAGGTCACCATCGACGGCACGACCTACACGCTGCCCAGCCCCTTCATGGTCGTCGCCACCCAGAACCCGGTGGAGATGGAAGGCACCTACCCGCTCCCCGAGGCCCAGCGCGACCGCTTCATGGCCCGCGTCTCCGTCGGCTACCCCGGCCCCGAGGCCGAGCTCCAGATGCTCGACGTGCACGGCGGCGTCTCCCCGCTCGACGACCTCACCTCCGTCGCGCACTCCCACGAGATCGTCAAGCTCATCGAGGCGGTCCGCGAGGTGTACGTGGCCGAGCCCGTCAAGCGCTACGTCGTCGACCTGGTCTCCGCCACCCGCACCCACCCCGACCTGCGGCTCGGCGCCTCCCCCCGGGCCACCCTGCACCTGCTGCGCGCCGTGAAGGCCTCGGCCGCCCTCGCCGGCCGGGACTACGTCCTGCCCGACGACGTCCAGGCCCTGGCCGCCCCGGTCCTCGCGCACCGGCTGCTGCCCACCGCGCAGGCCCAGCTGAACCGCCGCACCGCCGAGCAGGTCGTCGGCGAGATCCTGCAGCGCACCCCCGTCCCGGCCGCGCACGCCCGCGGCGAGATGCCGCCCGGCGCGGGCATCCGGGGCTTCTGA
- a CDS encoding DUF58 domain-containing protein, which produces MSAGAPRGAGGPGDGGGLRASLSGLTTRGRSFLAAGIAAAACAYVLGQGELLRVGMLLALLPLVCVYALHRTRFRVSGSRRLSPGRVPAGSEARVQLRMDNVSRLPTGLLMLQDRVPYVLGPRPRFVLDRVEPGGRREVSYRVRSDLRGRYPLGPLQLRLSDPFGLVELTRSFSTYDTLTVIPRTEPLPPVRLAGESNGYGDGSRRSLALAGDDDVIPRGYRRGDDLRRVHWRSTARYGELMVRREEQPQRSRATVLLDTRRLAFDGAGPDSAFEWAVSATASSLLHVLEQGFSARLLTDTGDAVPGEGGGGFSSGGQESAEAAGLMMDTLAVVGHSDGAGLSRAYDAVRAGGSGGFGGAGGDGLLIAFFGDLDDVQTELAARMRQRTSGAVAFVLDSASWGGEPAPGHAVLPLEERLHRLRDAGWTALAAPPGVAFGELWRQVGTARVGTGTSGGHA; this is translated from the coding sequence ATGAGCGCCGGTGCCCCGCGCGGCGCCGGCGGCCCGGGGGACGGTGGCGGACTGCGCGCCTCGCTGTCCGGGCTGACCACCCGCGGCCGCTCGTTCCTGGCCGCCGGAATAGCCGCCGCCGCCTGCGCGTACGTCCTGGGCCAGGGCGAACTGCTGCGGGTCGGCATGCTGCTCGCCCTCCTGCCGCTGGTCTGCGTCTACGCCCTCCACCGCACCCGCTTCCGGGTCTCCGGCAGCCGCCGGCTCAGCCCCGGCCGGGTCCCCGCGGGCAGCGAGGCCCGCGTGCAGCTGCGCATGGACAACGTCTCCCGGCTGCCCACCGGCCTGCTGATGCTCCAGGACCGGGTGCCCTACGTACTGGGCCCGCGCCCGCGGTTCGTACTGGACCGGGTCGAGCCCGGCGGCCGCCGCGAGGTGTCCTACCGGGTCCGCTCCGACCTGCGCGGCCGCTACCCCCTCGGCCCGCTCCAGCTGCGCCTCTCCGACCCGTTCGGGCTGGTCGAGCTCACCCGCTCCTTCAGCACCTACGACACCCTCACCGTCATCCCGCGCACCGAGCCCCTGCCGCCGGTCCGCCTGGCCGGCGAGTCCAACGGCTACGGCGACGGCAGCCGCCGCTCCCTGGCCCTGGCCGGCGACGACGACGTGATCCCCCGCGGCTACCGGCGCGGCGACGACCTGCGCCGGGTCCACTGGCGCTCGACCGCCCGCTACGGCGAACTGATGGTCCGCCGGGAGGAGCAGCCCCAGCGCAGCCGGGCCACCGTCCTGCTCGACACCCGGCGCCTCGCCTTCGACGGCGCCGGCCCCGACTCCGCCTTCGAATGGGCCGTCTCCGCGACCGCCTCCAGCCTGCTGCACGTCCTGGAACAGGGCTTCTCCGCACGCCTGCTCACCGACACCGGCGACGCGGTGCCCGGGGAGGGCGGCGGCGGCTTCTCCTCCGGAGGACAGGAGTCCGCAGAGGCCGCCGGGCTGATGATGGACACCCTCGCGGTCGTCGGGCACTCCGACGGCGCCGGACTCTCCCGCGCCTACGACGCGGTGCGCGCCGGTGGCAGCGGCGGCTTCGGCGGAGCCGGCGGCGACGGGCTCCTCATCGCCTTCTTCGGCGACCTGGACGACGTACAGACGGAACTGGCCGCCCGGATGCGCCAGCGCACCTCGGGCGCGGTGGCCTTCGTACTGGACTCGGCGAGCTGGGGCGGCGAGCCCGCTCCGGGCCACGCCGTGCTCCCGCTGGAGGAGCGGCTGCACAGGCTGCGCGACGCGGGCTGGACCGCACTGGCCGCCCCGCCCGGGGTCGCCTTCGGTGAACTGTGGCGCCAGGTGGGGACCGCGCGCGTCGGTACGGGAACCTCCGGAGGTCACGCATGA